The Tissierella sp. genome has a segment encoding these proteins:
- a CDS encoding ATP-dependent metallopeptidase FtsH/Yme1/Tma family protein yields MKFNSKVKILLCIIISIVILLVGLYFFKAKSKAEEISYPLFLNHVEKGLVDEVLLSNSGKIKVKLKNGNDIITDNPRTENFKEELLLYNVKVIENEITLNEGIPIILLVAGMGLMAYYLNKNTSKQAEKEMSDMSKMDALNSSTTINFKDVAGNEEAKESLMDMVDFIKNPEVYNNYGARLPRGVLLYGAPGTGKTLLAKAMAGEAGVPFYAVSGSDFVQVYAGVGASRIRELFKKAKETGKSVIFIDEIDSLGKKRKSGDNPSGSEEGDRTLNALLTEMSGFNENDGIIVVAATNRIDILDEALLRPGRFDRQVEVSLPDVNGRFKILELHSKNKPVAKNVDLKKLALETIYFSGAKLENLMNESAIIAVKEKSKEITKDHINKAYYSVLVGDEKKDRSGISHIDKEITAYHEAGHALVAKLIAKDNRVTKVSIIPSTRGMGGFSLNIPPDKMYQTKKDIISSIMIALGGRAAEEIIYSKEDITTGASSDLEKATDMTLSMIGVYGMDETIGLLNYNVLSNKNLDDGALLIRAKEILDNLYSETITLLMNHRKELESLTINLIEKEVLNEEEINNILSKI; encoded by the coding sequence ATGAAATTTAATAGTAAAGTTAAAATACTTTTATGTATAATTATTTCAATAGTAATATTATTAGTTGGATTATACTTTTTCAAAGCTAAGAGCAAAGCTGAAGAGATTAGCTATCCATTGTTTCTAAATCATGTAGAAAAGGGCTTGGTTGATGAAGTTTTACTATCCAATAGCGGGAAGATAAAGGTAAAACTTAAGAATGGGAACGATATTATCACTGATAACCCTAGAACTGAGAATTTTAAAGAGGAACTGCTATTATATAATGTAAAAGTCATAGAGAATGAAATTACTTTAAATGAAGGGATTCCTATTATATTACTAGTAGCAGGAATGGGTTTAATGGCATATTATCTAAATAAAAATACATCTAAGCAAGCTGAAAAAGAAATGTCAGATATGTCAAAGATGGATGCGTTAAATTCCTCCACTACAATAAATTTCAAAGATGTGGCAGGGAACGAAGAGGCTAAAGAATCTTTAATGGATATGGTTGATTTTATAAAGAATCCAGAAGTATATAATAACTATGGAGCAAGATTGCCTAGAGGGGTACTACTATATGGAGCACCAGGAACAGGAAAAACACTTTTAGCGAAAGCTATGGCAGGAGAAGCAGGAGTACCATTTTATGCTGTATCAGGCTCAGATTTTGTACAAGTATATGCAGGAGTTGGTGCTAGTCGTATAAGAGAACTATTTAAGAAGGCAAAAGAAACTGGTAAATCAGTTATTTTTATTGATGAGATTGATTCTCTTGGGAAAAAGAGAAAATCCGGTGATAATCCTTCAGGTAGTGAAGAAGGGGATAGAACTCTAAATGCTTTGTTAACAGAGATGTCAGGATTTAATGAAAATGATGGTATAATTGTTGTAGCTGCAACTAATAGAATAGACATACTAGATGAAGCTTTACTTAGACCAGGGAGATTTGATAGACAAGTGGAAGTTTCTTTACCAGATGTTAATGGTAGATTTAAAATACTAGAACTGCATAGTAAGAATAAACCTGTTGCAAAGAATGTAGATTTGAAAAAATTAGCTTTGGAGACTATATATTTTAGTGGTGCTAAACTAGAAAATCTAATGAATGAATCTGCAATTATTGCAGTAAAAGAAAAATCAAAAGAAATAACAAAGGATCATATTAACAAAGCCTATTATTCTGTTTTAGTCGGGGATGAAAAGAAAGATAGATCTGGAATAAGCCATATAGATAAAGAAATAACAGCTTACCATGAAGCTGGACATGCTTTAGTTGCCAAACTAATAGCAAAAGACAATAGGGTAACTAAGGTGAGTATAATACCTAGTACAAGGGGAATGGGAGGATTTAGCTTAAATATTCCTCCTGATAAGATGTATCAAACCAAGAAAGACATAATATCAAGTATAATGATAGCACTTGGTGGAAGGGCAGCCGAAGAGATTATATATAGTAAAGAAGATATAACTACAGGTGCTTCATCTGATTTGGAAAAAGCTACAGATATGACTTTATCCATGATTGGAGTATATGGAATGGATGAGACTATAGGACTCTTGAACTATAATGTATTATCTAATAAAAATCTTGATGATGGAGCATTGCTAATCAGAGCTAAAGAAATTTTAGATAATCTTTACTCAGAAACAATCACTCTTTTAATGAATCATAGAAAAGAACTAGAGTCATTGACAATCAATCTTATAGAAAAAGAAGTATTAAATGAGGAAGAAATAAACAACATACTTTCCAAGATATAG